In Terriglobales bacterium, a single genomic region encodes these proteins:
- a CDS encoding tetratricopeptide repeat protein has product MSARQLAGWEKAGLIAPGEDYSFFELLQLKKLRDLSARKVRPAMIRESLQAMQKAAAGMQNPLLEAGTFSTRGRIAFRHEGMAVEPMSGQLVMDYDRRAVVSAKVKSMRSAETGAEWFAKGISLEDDPASQQEAIEAYERAIELDPVHAAAHINLGTLYYNRQNYTQAEEHYRKAVEADPKYALAYFDLGNVLDETGRLQEAIRSYKQALLLAPTYADAHYNLALAYEKLKQPRHALPHWRAYVKLDTSGPWAVHARNQIHRILEDDSLRVVYRRK; this is encoded by the coding sequence ATGTCGGCGCGCCAACTCGCCGGATGGGAAAAAGCCGGTTTGATCGCGCCCGGCGAGGACTATTCCTTCTTCGAACTCCTGCAATTGAAGAAACTGCGTGACCTGAGCGCCCGCAAGGTGCGCCCGGCCATGATCCGCGAGTCCCTCCAGGCCATGCAAAAGGCCGCCGCCGGCATGCAGAACCCGCTGCTGGAAGCCGGCACCTTCTCCACCCGGGGCCGCATCGCCTTCCGCCACGAAGGCATGGCGGTGGAACCGATGTCCGGACAGCTGGTCATGGATTACGACCGCCGCGCCGTGGTGTCGGCCAAGGTCAAGAGCATGCGCTCGGCGGAGACCGGGGCGGAGTGGTTCGCCAAGGGTATCTCGCTGGAAGACGACCCGGCCTCGCAACAGGAGGCCATCGAGGCCTACGAACGGGCTATCGAGCTCGATCCCGTCCACGCCGCCGCCCACATCAACCTGGGCACGCTGTACTACAACCGCCAGAACTACACCCAGGCGGAGGAGCACTATCGTAAGGCGGTGGAGGCCGATCCCAAGTACGCCCTGGCCTATTTCGACTTGGGGAACGTGCTGGACGAGACCGGGCGGCTGCAGGAAGCCATCCGCTCCTACAAGCAAGCACTGCTGCTGGCTCCCACCTACGCCGACGCGCACTACAACCTGGCCCTGGCTTACGAGAAGCTGAAACAGCCGCGCCATGCCCTGCCCCATTGGCGCGCCTACGTGAAGCTCGACACCTCCGGCCCTTGGGCGGTGCATGCCCGCAACCAGATCCACCGCATCCTGGAAGACGATTCCCTGCGCGTGGTCTATCGCCGCAAGTAG